One genomic region from Magallana gigas chromosome 3, xbMagGiga1.1, whole genome shotgun sequence encodes:
- the LOC105333593 gene encoding 4-hydroxybutyrate coenzyme A transferase: MHILQKVPRLLARTSRLSPCVTRSFYIYSPEPLHALLGKQPTWKTADQAVEAIQSGQRIYIQGGASSPQSLVDAMCSYAEKAKLREIEVIEAPIQAKAPYTDPKYEGIFRPNSFFISASIRKAVAEGRADTIPIFLSEIPLLFRRRLLNLDVALISVSPIDNHGFCSLGPGVDCTRAAVQNAQFIIGLVNKQMPRTFGDGLVHSSHIDVLVEGDEPLGEIPPPSLTPEIHEIAKLIADNLVEDGATIQTGIGNVPAAVLQKLQNHKDLGIHTEMFSDSVVDLVECGAITNAKKAIQTGKIISSFAIGSKRLYDFMDDNSFVAMCDCSFTNNQSIICQNPRVTAINTCLEIDITGQVCSDSLGTYMYSGFGGQIDFIRGAAVSLDGEGKPIIACTSTVHRHTPDGKSVEESRIVTNLKPGAGVVTTRAHVHYIVTEFGIAYLFGKNLRQRAYELIKVAHPSYRETLEKAAFERLKCMPSP, from the exons ATGCATATTTTGCAGAAAGTTCCTCGTCTGTTAGCAAGGACATCAAGGCTTAGTCCTTGTGTGACTAggtcattttatatttattcaccGGAGCCATTGCACGCACTGCTGGGAAAGCAACCGACATGGAAAACAGCAGACCAGGCTGTCGAGGCCATTCAGTCTG GTCAAAGGATATACATCCAGGGTGGGGCCTCTAGTCCTCAGTCATTGGTGGATGCTATGTGTTCCTATGCTGAGAAGGCGAAGCTGAGAGAAATTGAAGTGATAGAGGCTCCAATACAGGCAAAGGCACCATACACTGACCCCAAGTATGAAG GAATTTTCCGCCCAAATTCCTTCTTTATTAGTGCCTCAATAAGGAAGGCGGTGGCTGAGGGAAGAGCCGACACCATTCCCATTTTCCTCAGTGAGATTCCGCTGTTGTTCCGTCGTCGACTGTTAAACCTAGACGTGGCATTGATATCAGTTAGTCCGATAGACAATCATGGATTCTGTTCATTAGGACCAGGTGTAGACTGCACAAGAGCAGCTGTCCAAAATGCCCAGTTTATTATAG GTCTTGTAAACAAGCAGATGCCGCGTACTTTTGGGGACGGCCTAGTTCATAGCTCCCACATCGATGTCCTGGTAGAGGGGGATGAACCACTGGGGGAGATCCCCCCACCCTCCCTCACTCCAGAAATCCATGAAATTGCCAAGCTGATTGCTGACAATCTGGTAGAGGATGGGGCCACCATTCAGACAG gTATAGGTAATGTACCAGCAGCTGTGCTACAAAAGCTGCAGAATCACAAGGATCTAGGAATTCACACAGAGATGTTCAGTGATTCAGTGGTGGATCTTGTGGAGTGCGGGGCAATTACTAACGCAAAGAAAGCTATTCAAACTGGAAAAATTATCAGCTCTTTTGCCATTGGATCAAAGAGATTGTATGATTTTATGGATGACAATTCCTTTGTTG CTATGTGTGACTGCAGCTTCACCAACAATCAGTCGATCATCTGCCAGAATCCTCGTGTGACTGCCATCAACACCTGTCTGGAAATTGACATCACAGGACAGGTGTGCTCAGACTCGCTaggaacatacatgtactcaG GTTTTGGTGGACAGATTGACTTTATTCGGGGGGCCGCTGTGAGTTTAGATGGGGAGGGTAAGCCAATCATTGCATGTACCTCAACTGTCCACAGACACACCCCCGACGGAAAATCTGTGGAGGAATCCAGAATTGTTACCAACCTCAAACCAG GAGCTGGTGTGGTAACAACAAGAGCCCATGTGCACTACATTGTGACGGAATTTGGCATCGCTTATCTCTTTGGAAAGAATTTGAGACAACGAGCATACGAGCTGATCAAAGTGGCACATCCAAGTTACAGAGAGACATTAGAAAAGGCAGCCTTTGAGAGACTAAAATGCATGCCATCTCCTTGA
- the LOC105333592 gene encoding carbonic anhydrase 2, whose protein sequence is MLSWLYLFSAILFTRAVEWHYFGDHGTSHWYEDYPICSQDRQSPIDFPQVEDMHYDSQLVPFRFTGFDDVSSYGLTLVNNGHTAVIKVTSGELFVEGGGLPGRFRTAQFHFHWGRTDSGGSEHTLNGHRYPLELHIVNYNEKYGDISNAASKEKDGLAVLGFWFEVSTKDNDALLPLIEQLSHVKTQGSSVVLSGVNLGQLLPIHDDFIDSHYFRYSGSLTTPPCFQSVIWTVFHHPVPISEQQLHMFRALHEDQQPDSEHYLIDNFRPVQPINGRVISRNFQPQSTDTVDTPSATTTKPKRDLKINFRMLKLWSKQFQI, encoded by the exons ATGCTTAGTTGGCTGTATTTATTCTCGGCTATTCTCTTTACAAGAGCAG ttgaaTGGCATTATTTTGGAGATCACG GGACCTCGCACTGGTATGAAGACTACCCAATATGTAGTCAGGATCGCCAGTCTCCGATCGACTTCCCTCAGGTCGAGGACATGCATTATGACTCACAACTGGTACCATTCCGCTTCACTGGCTTTGATGACGTCAGCAGTTATGGACTTACCCTTGTAAACAATGGACATACAG CCGTGATCAAAGTGACGAGCGGGGAGCTGTTCGTGGAGGGCGGGGGACTTCCGGGAAGGTTCCGGACCGCTCAGTTCCACTTCCACTGGGGCCGCACTGACAGTGGCGGCTCGGAACACACCTTGAATGGACACCGATATCCTCTGGAG CTTCACATCGTTAATTACAACGAGAAGTATGGTGACATCTCAAATGCGGCCTCCAAGGAAAAGGACGGTTTGGCCGTGCTGGGGTTCTGGTTTGAG GTGTCAACTAAAGACAATGACGCCTTATTGCCTCTCATTGAACAGCTGAGCCATGTGAAGACACAGG GGTCGTCCGTCGTTTTGTCCGGAGTCAACCTCGGCCAGCTACTGCCGATCCACGACGACTTCATAGACTCCCACTACTTCCGGTACTCCGGAAGTTTGACCACTCCCCCTTGCTTTCAGAGTGTTATCTGGACAGTGTTTCATCACCCAGTTCCAATTTCTGAGCAACAG ttacaCATGTTCCGGGCTCTTCACGAAGACCAACAACCGGACAGTGAGCACTACCTTATCGACAACTTCCGGCCAGTTCAACCCATCAATGgcagagttatctcccgtaacTTTCAGCCGCAGTCCACCGATACTGTTGACACCCCTTCTGCAACCACAACAAAGCCAAAACGCGATCTGAAAATCAATTTTCGAATGCTTAAACTTTGGtctaaacaatttcaaatatag